The Oryza brachyantha chromosome 6, ObraRS2, whole genome shotgun sequence region GCACtgtctgttttgtttgtttctctaTCGTATGTCATATATGAGAGGATGACACTTGTTTTCTTTGGCAGCTCATCCTTGGTTGCGAGATGAACAAAGGCAGATCCCATTGGACATACTCATCTTCAGATTAATCAAGCAATATCTCCGTGCTACACCTCTCAAACGGTTGGCGTTAAAGGTTCGTTATAAATTACTATGATCTTCATTGCATCCATAATTGCTCTTTTAATGTTTCACTGACTTTACTGACAAGGTATGGTCTAGCTAATAAATTTGCATGAGGTGGATAAATGTTCTGTTATGTACACAAGATCATGGTTGGTTGGATTTATGTATGATGCAAGGGAAGGACTAGCTTGGTTAGGGAGTTAGCAGCTTACCTAGCTGCAAATAATCATCAACTTTGTTGATGCATATGTTATCTATTGTCAGGTTGTTAGGGATGTTCATTTATTAATGAGCTGTCAAGTTCCCAAGTTAGTCTCCCTAGActaattttggagaaaaaataatggtataaaaagaaaagatgaaggtTGTGTTAATTGTTAACGCTGCCAAGTGGATAAGCTGGTTATGCTTGCAGTGTCATGTCTATGTGTAGTTTCAGGCGTGAAGATCTCTTTCCTGTCGTTACATATACTTCATATACTTTGGCTAAGCTTTCACTGATAGTCAGGTTGTATTATGACCCCACATTTTTCTATGTGTTACTATGAGGGTAGTATCAAATAGATCAGCTTATGAACCGTTCAAACTTCTCTGTATCCCTTGTTGTAAATTTGCTAACGCCAGCAAATCTGGTGTAAACCATAGATTTGGTCTTTACTGAAAATCTGAGTACTAATAGTTGGTTCTTCATCACAGGCACTATCCAAGGCTTTAAAGGAAGATGAACTTTTGTATCTCAAGCTGCAGTTTAAACTGCTCGAACCTAGAGATGGGTTTGTATCACTTGACAACTTTCGGACGGTAAGTTTACCCTGTTATTTCCTCATTGAGATAAAGGCATACAGGACACCTGTCATCCAATGAGCATCACACCACCTGTCAATAAATAATAACTCCAACCTCTTAATAATAATTACTCACTGTCTTATCCAGGTATTAACACGGTATTTAACTGATGCGATGAAGGAATCGAGAGTTCTTGAGTTTTTGCATGCGGTAAGGATATTCCATTGGTGACTTAAGTATTACTAGAAGTCATGATGATAGCCCTGTGTTCAAAGTTCATGTCATGCAAAGTTATCAAAGAACATACTTGCCAACTGCTGAGCTAACGCCAACTTTTATGTCCTTTGGCATACAGAATGGCTATTTATCTCGTACATATAGATGTTAACCATTATTTTGATGGATATCGACCGTAATGTGATTAATTTCTAACACAGAAGAGTTTACTATCACTCTTCAATCAGACCTGcttgaatatttatatattactgTATGAATTCCATTTGTAACTTTGATGGTGAAAACCATATGCTGAGCTTTTGTTGCAAGACCATATGACCAAAGCTATTACGATGAACTGATGTCCATTATTgctttatttgtttcttttctaaccccttatattttttggtattttaaTCTGTTAAAATCCATGTCATTGGTGGTTGAAGTTGCTGATCTCAGTATTGTGTCTATTGATTCTGTTTCAGTTGGAACCCCTTGCGTACAGAAGGATGGACTTTGAAGAGTTCTGTGCCGCAGCAATCAGTCCATACCAGCTTGAGGCTCTGGAAAGGTGGGAGGAGATTGCTGGAACAGCTTTTCAGCAGTTTGAACAAGAGGGCAACCGAGTTATATCAGTTGAGGAGTTAGCACAGGTACTTATAATTACTTCCATCTGACTACACAACTGCCTTAGCTGCGAGATATCTTTGTGTTGACAAAATCGTTGCAATTTCAGTATCATTGTTTGGTATCCTTGGAGAAGTAATTTTTTGGGGTGGTCTGAGAGCTCCAGTGCGTATACTGTTAACAGCTGCCCTGACCAACCTTTTTTCTGTACAGGAACTAAATCTTGCTCCAACTCATTACTCCATCATTCAAGACTGGATCAGAAAATCAGATGGCAAGCTAAACTTTCTCGggtttaccaaatttttacaTGGTGTCACAATAAGGGGCTCAAACACAAGACGGCATTAAGTGATtgcaaaaaatgtattttttttctcttctaattTGAAAGCCGCTCATTATGTGACCCTGATTGATATTTTCCCTCCTGGTCCTATCCTCTCTGGTCAATATGATCATTCTTCTCGTTCGTGATGCTGTCGGCTGTTGTCATCATAGTTTTTTGTAGAGAATACATGTAAAGATCTTTTGTAATGAAGCGAATGATATGTTTGTTCAAGAAATATAGTGTCTTGCTGTTCTTTTTTGCTCAGTAATTTCAAACCTTGCCCACAATCATTCTTGATACATTTGTTAACTGAACCTTCTCTCTTAAGCTCagtaatttcaaaatttgctCAGAACTTCCATGTATCTGTTGCAAATGGGTCACTATTCGTCTAGGGCCGTGGCGCAGAGTTGCAAATGGGCCTTTGGACGGCTAGGGATAAAAGCACTGCACTCAAGTCGTCAACCTTTtctcaaacaaaaaagaagtCGTCAATCGAGAAACACTGATATAATATCATTTTTGTATGTTTAAATATCTATAGATCATTTCTTATCCACTTCCTCCGTTTCGTCCAGCACAGTAGGACGTTTTAACCTTTTTAGggcaaacatttttaaatttaattaagtgtataaaacataataatatctttaacactaaattagttttgttgaatccaacattaaatatattttgatactatattttttctgatATGTGAAAGAACTTATAAATCCGACTCAATTTTATATGCAGTTTTATTACTTGTTACTAACTAATTATAGTGTATTATAGAATAATTATCAATAGCGTGGTTTTATGAAACTTTAGTACTATATTACGTGTTTATGTGCCATGTACTAATAATCATGTGGTTTTGTGAAACTGGGCCCATAATACATGtgattttgtgaaatttactctttgtttttgtgttgaaaatattgctatgtttatgaatttggtcaaacttaaataagtttgattttaaaaagaattaacTTATCACAATATGGAAGGGAAGGGAGTATTTTCTTTGGGTCAACTAGGTCAACATGGGTCCTCTTATGCATTACCGCTGGACAGTGATAATCACTAACGTATGGAGCTGAACCTATCCATATACATCAATACTccatctgttccaaaatagtaaaagtatttatatgatttaaattttatattacaatataaatatttttgcactAATTCTCATAATTTTAATCATTCCAGTGATTCGACAACCAATTTGATGCTTATTAAGAGaatataatcaattcaaaattcaaaaattgataATTAAAGTGACTAAAAGGAAACATTTTAACATCTACCTAGTCTACTAAAacctagaaatgtttatatttcgAACAGAGGTAACAAGTGCTACTACACACATAAATACAAGTTGTGGCTTTTGTTTTCTGTAGGATAATTGTCTCAATCCAGAAGCCGTGTATGGCATCTTGTCAGCAACGCCACGTTTGCGTGTGATCCTCCTCTGAATCTCTGATGGAGCACCTGGACGCTATGAATTCCCTTCAGTTCATCACACGCTCTCTCGTCAAACTAATCAGATAGCATCCACTATTCAGATACCAATGACATGTCGTCGTGCTCAGCACGGCCTTGGAACTGGATTAGCTGCCGGAGCTCAGCTCCGTCCACTGCACTCCCATCACCATCGTCCAACGTCATCATCACTGCCATCTCCAACCTGCAATGCCATTGGGGCTGCGAGTTTTCTCTACTGCTCTTGCCATCGGTTTCaccttcatctttttttttctgtttatacttataaatttaagttaaaattttaaaacttaatttaaagatttttattacagtttattttttaattttatttttgataaaaatacgtatatagaagttttattcgtaaatatgTTTTGCCCTAAAAAAGCCCATTTGCTGTCCTACTCATGGTGCTCTCACTGAATACATATTCTCGTTCACTTTCATGGGTTCCAGAAATCGACAGGAAATGGTATTAATCCTGCAACTAATTGTGTTTCCAGCTGGGCGATGGCTACACACATCGTACTCTCATTCAGGCGACGACATATATATGAGTACTCGTCTATATACAACTGAATTATACACCAAATTGTCTTGAGATTACGACGGCTCACTCTGTGTTTACTGCCAAACTGTTGCTGTCAGCGTGAGCTGCAAATTGCAATGCAAAGCCGCGTGTGATCGAGCTCGCTTGTAACGTCGGATAAAGATCTCGCATCGGTTGCGtgaaacatatttttcctGTTAGAGAGAGAATTACAGTAAACAGAATCAAAATTACTTGATCAATCAgtgatgctgctgcttgccTCGTCCATGAAACcattttaatgaaacttgCCGCTTATTTAAGATTGTCTATTTCCAATGGTGATTTCATTGTCATGAAAAAGATGTGATCCTTTCAGGATTCAGCATTTCAGCCCACAAGAGAAAAGATGCAAGTTTTATGTTCTTCacaaccttttcttttctttgtttatttttcttgtggaaTACAGATTCGAGttgctctctcctctccttcatCTGAACTTTCTGAAACTTCTGAACCAGCTTATATGCAGTAAGCATACACATCCCAAACTAGAAATCAGGGTGTATACTGTATATGATTGGTGCATTGCTAACAATTGAAGTGATTGTACAATCTAGTTAATGCCTtctgttttttcaaaaacaaaatgattacAGCTAAATACTCTGCAAACTACTACTAATGTTTTCTGTCAAAGTCGGCAACAGAACAGCACGCACATACGCATGATACTGACTACTGAGACTCCTCGCTCCACAAGGTCAAAACTGAAAGAGAAGATCGAACAACTGTACCAAATTCTCACGCAAAGATTCCAAGAAAATCAAACGGCAACTTGTTTGGGTGATGATTACTCGATCGGCGTTTGGATGAATGCTTAAAAGCATTTCATTCCAATCGCCAAACGGCGACCCTACCTCAGCTGAAAAAACTTCATGTCTAGTTCACATCCATGGACAATggaccatatatataaatcgGACAGCCTGAAGCTATTAATGGATTTGTAGATGCAGACAAGGTAGGTCATCAGCTCGGATGAACGAAGCAGCAATCGTTGAAACTGAAGCTGCCAGTTTCAACCCTACTTTATCTaccttcagaaaaaaaaaaggaaactcGTGCTTTATCAGCATTTCCATCTGGACCAACTTCTGCATGAGATTGACTGCAAGCATACTACTGGTTCATGATCACACAcatactacatccgtccctaaatgtttaacgtcgttgattttttatatacgtttgaccatttgtcttattaaaaaaatttcaaaattagtAACTATTTTtgtatcattttatttattattaagtatacttttatgcatatatatatatatatagctttacatatttaaaaaaattgaataagacgaatgatcaaacgtgtataaaaaagtcaacgacgttaaaGACGGGAGTATATTTGTGTGCATATAATATTGAGAACTAGATAAGGGGAAATCAATTTACAATGTAAGTGGTCGTGCATCTTCATCTTCTGTCACCGGATTTGCTTTGAGATTCATGTATACAGCACATATTTCAATAAAGTATGATATTGGGGTGATTGGCTTTTTCacgaaaaaactcaaaaaacatatttataaataaaaataatttgtgaataaaacttttgtatatgtattcttagcgatctaaaatcaaagctaaaaaatcccccaaaattaactctaaattttagcttttaataataaacaaaagcgaaaagtgAAGTGATcgtattcatatttttagtacAGCAtgaatgataataaaatattcaatGGCTCAGCATGTAATTGCTCATACACTTGCGCCGTAAAATCTCTTTCCAGTGACAGAGAAGAGAACTAGAAAAGGCAGCAGTGTGTTTACACGAGATTACCCGATTGATGATTCTGCCATTGGGACACACAGTCCTTGTCCGTGCAATGGGACCGTCCATGAATTGTACCTGACCAAACTTCACTGACAGCGACGATGAAGAAACTTGTAAAGAAAAATGTTTGGTGATGATCAGAATTGGATGAGAGAGTTAATGCAACCAACGTGGATGAAGACAAACAAGCCTGTCAACAAAACCCCATCTTAATCAGGTCGACGTGGCAACGTCGACCTGTGGGGTTAGCTACTGAGTCAGTCCATTCCTAGCTTGTCTTTCATCTAAGCTAAGCATTCTCTTACAATAGCATCATGATAGATTGATATTTGATCAAGCTGGTCTTATAAATTGGCCACCACACACCCAACTAGCTGTAGAAGAGACATCTTGAATTCAGCACTTGCCAATTTGCCTTTCTGCTtaacggatggatggattagAGCGCTTCCCGAATGCATAACGGcgtagattttaaaaaaaacttttatatatatgaatctctTATATACcctttttgttatatatattttaaaaatatataatagttaatttgtaCCTCCGAATAATTGTCCAAAATCGTCCATCTATTCAGGCATTTAGCACGCCCTACTCTGAATGGACTTACAATAATTTCAGATGAAATTGTTCAGTTTTTCATACAAACCGTGAAAATTCAGAGATATCGGATCAAGTCAACGTCCAGGTGGTGAAAGGAGAGGCAGGCAGCTGGAGGCCATCCCAAGGCAGAGGCAAAGATTGCAAGGGAATGGAAGAGTCCAGATGGAATCCATGGAATTCACAAGAGAGATAGTAGCAGATAGTCTCATCAAGAATGGCACAATCCCATTTGTCTTCTTGTCAGAAAAAACAATGGCCTTAGCTTCTTTTGCCGTACACAAAAGGATGCTCTCCGTATCTCCTTCAATCATCTGCACCACTACTGCTCATGCTTTGTACTAACACCGTTGGCTGTTTCGATCATCTTTAATTATATTCTATTTCTCGAATATGGCCGTgttttctctcctcctcttactaacccatattttctagttttcgCACGCATACTTTTCAAACggttaaatggtgtattttttatgaaaattttttatacaaaagttgatttaaaaatcatattaatatattttttaatttttttataactaataattaattaattatgtactaaactattattatattttccgTGCTAGATATCTAAACCTTTGCCGGCCTATGTATGTAGCTAATAATTGGtgtttttttgagaaaaaagtaGTTGGCACAGTTGAATAGCCACAAAAATCAGCCGTGTCTTATGTGCACTTCTTATAGAGGTCAATAAAACTAGTGGCATATAGAAAGCATATCCTATGTTCTTTTATTCCATTTATCAGATACCACGTggtagcaaatatttactatatgAATTGATGATATTTGTTTGTCAACTTCTTTTAAGGAAATTATTCCCTTACCTTAGAGTGGTGAGAATGTTTAAGTGTGAATAGATGTCGCCTATTTTACCTAATAAGAGATTAACGTGCCCGTTTAATTTACTGACGTCTACATAGTGtgagttataaaagaaattacatatgaatttttagGACACTTTTAAATTcactttaattataactttatagtagctagtttttttttctttgtaaccTCGAATAATTATCGCACATCAAAGTAAGAACACAGATGGATGATGATTGATTTTGGCGTCCAACACAAGTCTGCTTCGTAATTTCACACGCATAATCAAAGACGAAGGCTGATGATAATGAAGCGTACGTACATAGCTTGACGAATGACACATCAATCAATAGCCCTAGGTTTTAAATTGCAACTATAGATTAGCTAGAGAGATCCAAATCAAACACAACTTCCAAAAAGAATAATCAAACACGGTTTCTATTATTTCGTTTTCCAAGTTACATGGAGTTGTAGACCTACGTACACATACCCAATCTCTCTTTTCCTATTGATCACCCAAAAGTGGTCTACCACTAACTACTAGTTGCTGGTACTAGAGGATCAATTCTTGCTTCATAATTTGTGAAGCTTATTTGCCTAGGTCAGGATTCGATTTAGTCTAATACTTTTCACTGCAGTTTGAGACGATGAAAACAACCAAATTAAGCATCGTTTTCATCCATAGATTCACAAGAGGTACGTAGTTTTGCAGTTAATAAACTGAGGTAAACAACAAGGTGGGGGTGGGGAGAAAATCACACAGAAAATGAACAAAACTACCTTATCTCTGAATATTCTGATGGTGTATCGCTGCCTTCTCGTACTGCATATCCTTTTAGCCAAACAACCTGCTCGATCTTGCTTGATCCATCCTCTCCTTCCTACTGCGGCGCCGCCCTTCCTACCACCTCGagattcttcttcttcttctctctctctgactcTCATGTCTGACAGAGATTGCCAGGTCTCTCTGCCACAAGAAGCTCTGACAACTGTTGCAGTACCAGGTTTCAGTTTCAACAGCAATTAAAGAAATGCACTGAAGCATGCATGGAAATCCTCTGAATGTGCTGTATGATTAGTAGAGAACAATAATGAGCAGCACTAACTGCTAGCTTAGtgctaaataaatcatgatggTTGGTGTTTACTGGTAGAAGAGAGTGGACAAAACCAAGAAAGTAAGCTAGGATCCCAGAAgagatgaagaaaaaaaaacaacatttgctagctagctagttagctGGCCCCCTTTGTTCTTGTCTATGGAGAGCTAGGCATTTTTTCCTCCACTCCTTTGGAAAGCcaatatagatagatagacatgtttagtttgtttctgAAATTTCTGAAACTTTCATCCCTATCACACGTATGAATCTTGATGAACAACCCCTTTAGTAAAATGAATTCTTTCTGAATATTGAAAGGACGTTCTTTCTGAACAGAAAGAGAATACTACCAACCAAAacatctttctttctttcttcttttgaaattttcacCAACCAATATAATCAACCATGAAAAAATGAACTGAAACCACaaatagagaaaaagaagaaaggaggCATCTTTGGATTGAACAGATCATTTGATCTCCattttcatcatcatcttcatcacAATCTAACTTGACTCAACTAggagctagagagagagagagaggattaGAGAGTCCTAAACTCCTAATTAAGGGATGAACAAGCTGCTGCATGACAGATCTGCACATGCAGTCTACTCAACTCAACCATGCATGATCCTTTGATCATCAAAAGCCATCTAAAATCCTAACCAAAAGAACAAGAAAACCCTAaagtattattaatatatggatCGATCTAAGAGAGGAGCGAACTAGAGCTAGCCATGAAGAACCacgcatcatcatcatcatcatcatcttcttcttcttcttgccaCGCATGCGCCGGGTCGACGGCCGGCGATGCATGATCATTCTCAGGCCCTGAAGCAGGCGGCGATGTGGAAGTTGTGATGTCCGGAGgagccatggccatggccgccgccgttgccggagagggagaggaggccgccgtgggcgtgggcgtggcCGGTCTTCTGGTGGTGGATGATCCCCTGGACGCGGCGGAAGTGGTCGACGCCGCAGGGGATGGTGATGGCGCCCTTCTGCTCGAAGCCGtactcctcctcggcctcctTGAGCAGCCCCACGAACAACGGGTGCTTCAGGTACCCCACCGGCACCACGAacctctccccctccgccccgccggcgccgggcccCACCACCCGCACCGCCATGCACCCCTTCGGCGGCATCGccccaccccctccccccgACGACGACCctcccgccgacgccgacgactgCTGCCTCTTCAGCAGGTGCACTCCCATCTCGATCGATTTATATCCAAGAaacgctctctctctctctctctctctctctctctctctctctacactCTAGCTAGCTCCTTCTCCGATCCGACGACGACCAAGAACACCGCCGTTAGAGCGGCGGGATCTCCATGACTGCGCGGCTAGCTGGCCGGAGCCGGCGGCTCGATGGCGAGTTCgaggagttggtggtggtggaggaggaggcgtagGTGCGCGTGTATATGAGGAGGCCGGTGACTGCTGCTGGGTTTGTTTCTATCTGTTGAGATTTTTGTGGTGTTTTTTTCTCACTCTGgtattaattattgatttccttttattttgtaCTGTTTTATAATTTCCTGGTCAGAAATAAATTCCAGATTGAATATATCTCTCCTCATAAATTCTTCAGCCAATTCAGGAGAGTTTCCTGGTTGTGTTGATTTGCTCTTATTATTATAGATATTGGTAATTAATCCATCTATCTTGCTTggcaaaaatagtttatatcttaattttatatcttatggatacatataatttttaacaaaaatgaatttcattgtGTAGCTAGCAGCTGTAGGACAGGGTAACGCGCCACTACCGCTTTGTATCATGAGCTAGAACAGttcagagagggagagggcaTCTGATACCCGTAGAGTGCAGTAGCTGGCCAGTATGCCCGGTGCTGCACATAATAGGCTTTTGTGTGCTTACAAGTGTGAGTGAGAACACCATGTGGTATTTGAGATTTGGTAACGTGGGTGATTAACATACATATTAACATTAGATATTACCATAGTggctatataaatataacattattcgaagcaaaaatatttatagttttttttatggttgtagtttttttatctggtAGCTTCGTCAATGCTAAgtaattcatatatttattatactcACCTACTCTTAATAGTAACGGATATCTTTATCTATCTCGCTAGCCATGGTATCGGTCAACTTTAGAAAATATCGGCAGCTTCCTATAAACGACATATGAAAGATAGGGTTTTGTGCATGCTATTGTCACGTATGACATACAACGCTCCATATGTATCTGCATGGCCCGTACAAACGACATAGGCAATGATCTGGCATGcacaaaaatttatagaagCCGGCAAAATGCGAAATATGACCATAGAAGTCTCTAGATGCTGGTGTGCAAGATCTCACCAAACCTTGAATCTGCCCCAGTGAAGAGATGGTATATTCATTGATCCAACATGCATATAATGTTGCTACATATGTTATCCAATAGTAGTCAATATGAACTCACGCATGCATAAAGCTCGTAGTAAGGACCAAAAAAGGTG contains the following coding sequences:
- the LOC102719125 gene encoding auxin-responsive protein SAUR32-like, which gives rise to MGVHLLKRQQSSASAGGSSSGGGGGAMPPKGCMAVRVVGPGAGGAEGERFVVPVGYLKHPLFVGLLKEAEEEYGFEQKGAITIPCGVDHFRRVQGIIHHQKTGHAHAHGGLLSLSGNGGGHGHGSSGHHNFHIAACFRA